The Petrotoga mobilis SJ95 genomic sequence GACTATTATTACCGTTGTAACTATATATATAAATGTAACCTTTAAAGCTTCCCAATATGCCTCATTTTCAAAAAGCTTAATGTAGTTGTCAACACCAGCAAATATCCTCTTATCGCCAAAAGGTGATATTTTGTAAAAACTCATTAGAAAGGAGTTAATTGCTGGCCAATATATAAAAAGGGCAATAATTATTAGTGTAGGTGCAAGCAAAAGATAAGGTGTGTATTTTCCCCACTTCATATTTTATTTCCTCCTAAAATCCAAGGAAGAAAATTCTTCCTTGGATTAATAACATTTGAAATTATAGAATTATCTTAGAGATGTGATTGATAGATTACTGATAGAATTCGTTATATTCTTGGATTAATTCTGTCACTTGGTTTTCAGCCCAACTCAATGCCTCTTCAGGTGTCATTTGCCCATCAACCATTCTTTCATATGCTATTTCTATAGTCTCTCGGGTTTCAGGGAAGACGCCAATAACTGCTCCAGCTGAGTTGAAATTTCTTTTAGCTAGCAATAGTTGCAATAAGGAAGTGAAGTAATTTGGGTTCTCGGCATAAAACCCTTCATAATGCAACCTCTGAATGGCATCTTTTCTTACTGGGAAATACCCTGTACCTTGGTGCCATCTTATTTGTTGATCTTCACGATTGACAAACTTCAAAAATTCCCAAGCAGCTTTTGTTTCTTCATCTGGGTGTCCGGCTATCAACCATAAGCTTGCTCCACCAATAACTGGACCTCCACTGACACTTATATCTGGAACAGGCAAAAAGGCTGTACCTAACTCGTAGCCATTGCTTTTTAACCCTTCTTGAAACATCTTTACATCAGATGTTGAAGTGTAGAGCATAGCAGCTTTACCAGAAATGAAATTTTGTCTAGCAGCACTCCAGTCTTCCCTAGCTGTGTTAAGAATTAAACCTTCTTCGTTCAACTGATCAAACAGTTCAAATATTTTTAAACCCGCTTCACTATTGAAAACAGCCTCTGTCGCTCTAGCGGTTCTTCCGTTATCGTTGTTAACAAGTGGCGCATCAGCGGCAGCCATAAGTTGTTCAATTATCCATGAATGGGTAGGCCAAGTTAATCCGTATTGCACTGTATTTCCTCTTGAGTCTTTCTTTGTTAAAATTCTGGAGTATTCCAGTAGTTCTTCGTAAGTTTGAGGAGGTCTATTTGGATCTAAGCCTGCTTCTTCAAAGAGCGTTTTGTTGTAATACAACAAAGCGGTAGATGAATTGAAAGGCATGGAGTACAACTTCCCATCAACTTTGTAATAATTTAATATCGGTTCCAACAAAACCCCTACATCATAAGAATCATCTTGATCAAGTAAATCTTGGACAGGAACTATGACACCGCTGTCTATCATCAATCTTGTACCTATTTCGTAAATCTGTACTATGTGAGGTGCATTCCCGGATTGTACCCCTGCAATAAGCTTATTCAACGTCTCAGGATAACTTCCTGAATATTGTGCATTTACATTTATGTCTGGATAAGCCTCTTCAAAATCACTCACAATATCTTCGATCAAAGCTATCCTGTCTCCACTCATCGCATGCCAAAATTCTATGGTAACAGGAAAAGACAAAACACCTAACAAAGAAACCATAAATACAAACATAACCAACCTTTTCACAAAACTCACCTCCAATAGATTTTTGCTTTTTAAAGGGAGAAACCAGGTTTTAGTATTATTTCACCTCCTTTTAACAAGATAGGTACTGCCTTTGAAAACTCTAAAACTCCCATTACATCATGGTTTTAAAAAATGACTTTTTCCATAGTACCTCCCTTCTCCTTATTCGTTCTTATTCAGTATTTAAAGCTGTTTTTTATTAATTCTCTGAAAAGTGAGACATTTAATCGCATCCCATAACCCTCATAAAAAACAACCTACCATTTTCAAAATTTTTCTATTTCTAGAATTTCTAACACGATAGAAAAAAACTAATTTCAATATTCCTTATTTCACTTTACCTTTACCTTATTACAAAACAAAAAACCTTAATAAATACTGCTTCTCATCCAAGAGTGGTTACCCACTCTTCGATATACCAATATTTATTAAGGTTTTCTCTTCTTCTCCACCTTATCACTTTTATTAACTTTAAGTCTTAAGCCTAGTTTCACTGTTTCATTATTTTACAAAATTTTACAAATTACGTGATTTAGAAACTTTTAAATTAATTCTATATTAAAGTTTTTAAATTGTCAAGGTCAATTATAACCATTTACGACCAATTACAGTCATTTATCATAGATTAGAGGCATTTATCTAGTAAATACTTAGTTTTTCTTTCTTTTTATAATTTATAAAAAATGGCTACAACTATTGGTATTAAATCAATTCCTTTTTCAATTCGGTTATTTCTTTTTCTAACTCCTCTTTTATTGTTTCATTCTCTCTTTTTGCCTCTAGATATTCTCTTAATTTTTCATGTCTTTTCGGATTTAAAGGATATCTAACTGCAGCAATTATTCCTAAAACCAATAAGATTATGGGGACGAAAGAGATTATAAATCTCAATGCAAACAAAAAACTCTCAGGTTGAAGTTGTTCTACTCCGTCTATTGGGTTAACAAATCCCGCTATTCCTAATGAAAAAGTAACTCCGGCAACAGCCAAGCCAGATGCCACTTTCCTCACAAACGTCATCAAACCACTCAAAGTACCCTCTTCTCTTTTACCGAATTTTAATTCAGCAACATCGGTTACATCCCCAAATATAGTATGAGGCATAACTGCAACCCCTGAAACTCCCGCTCCTATTGTTGCCGCCATTAAAATTATGTGGAACATCGTTACATCAGGAGGCAACGTAAAAAGAATGAATCCCGCAACACACCATACTAATGCACCTAAAATATATGAGATATTTTTGGATGTCTTTTTAGCAATAAAGGCATAAAATGGGATAAAAACAATTTCGGTTATGAAAAGAGCGCCTAACGCTATGGGAAGTAGGCCTTCATTTCCAATATAATATTTAGTATAATAGGCAAAGATAGTTGAAACTACATCTATCGATAAGTATGCAAAAAGATACATAGCGATAAGTAGCCGAAAGCTCTTGATTTTAAAAGGTTCAAAAAACATATTGAAAAAGTTGAAGGCACTTTTTTCTTTAGAGAACTCTTTTCTTTCCTTGGTGAATAGAAAAACACCTATCCATGGAATTGAAAAGATCAAGCCAAAGGTTATTGCCATCATTATATAACCTGTTCTGATATCAGAAAAAGCATTCACAATTAACATTGGAAGCACTGCACAAACCAGCCCCGCCGCCAATGAAAAGGCAAGCCTATAGGAATTTAAAGATGTCCTTTCATGGTAATCTAAGGTTAGTTCTGCTCCTAAAGCAGTATAAGGAGTCATCACCATTGTATAAACGGTTGTAAAAGCTATATATGCAATTAACGCGTAAATGAATTTCCCCAATTGATTAGGAAAACTTGCCGGATACCAAAGAATGAAAAAAGATATAAAGACCAAAAATGTTCCTGCCAACAAGTAAGGTCTTCTTCTGCCAAACCTAGTTCTTGTATTATCTGTAATGAATCCCATCAAAGGATCTGTAACGGCATCCCAAATCTTACCAATCAAAAGAATGGGAGCAATATACTGCATTTTCAGACCAATGACATCAGTAAGGAAGATAGCGTAGAAAAAATTTATTATATTGAAAGCACCACCACCAAAAATATCCCCCGACGCATAGAACAACTTAGTTTTCAAAGGTAGTTTTTCACTTTTCACTTTTCCATCTCCTTTATGGAATTAATAAGAAAAGATTTTTAAACCTTAATTACCCAATTTAAATAAGTTCTTTATCTCCTGGATCGAAGAATAATTTACATTTAATAATCTGTGTTAAGACCCACCAATTTGGTTTTGTTGTATATAATCTTGAAGATAATTATCCCCAAGAATAGATAAAAGAAGCTGTTCAGACAAAGTGTTAAAATCTGTAATGGCGAGACTGCTCGATTCTCAAGGATATTTGTTGAAATCATTATTCCTTGTGTTAGTGGAAGACTTTTGCTAACAATTTGAAAAATTTTGGGCATTGCATTTACGTTTATTATTGTTCCTGTAAAAAATAAAAGAAAGTACGATATTATGCCTTCAAATGATGCGGTTTTAGTGTATCTGAGTGTCAAAGCTGCCAAGAATAACCCAAATCCTGAAAGTCCAATTAAAGTTATGATGAGAATAGGAATTATTCTTATATCGAATTTTAATTGAATAGGTAAAGTAAGTTTCACCAACAACAAAAGAAAAACAACTTGAATAGATGAGAATATCAACCATATGAATGTTTTTATTAAGCATAAAAACTCGACATTAACAGGCTTTAAAAGAAGCTGCTCGAAAGTCCCAGCCTGTTTTTCAAACGATATGGAAACTGAGGATTCACTTATTATATTAGAAGCGAAATACCAGCATAAAAATCCTATGTAGAAACCTTCACTTAAATTACCTGTGTTTCTGAAACCTAGGAAAAATCCGGCAAATAATATGTAGGTCACCACTAAGCTTACTATGTGATCAGGATAATAGGTTCTAAATTCGATAAGGTATTTCCCAAATTCAGCTTTTATTGTTTTAAATATTTTGACCATCCCCTTGATTTTTTAAAAACATATAGATAATCTCCTCCAAATCGGTTTCTATTTTGAAGAATTCTGTTATTTTAATTCCATCGTTTATCATTGATTTTAAAAAATTTTGCTGCATGGTACAGTAATCTGTGTAGAATTCTATTTCTGTGTAACTTTCATTTCTTGTGTGATTTCCTATCGTCAATCCATCAAAATACTTATCGATTTGTTTTTTAGTGAAATCTCCTTCTATTTTTAGTAGATATTTATTTTTTGAATACATACTTTTTAGCTTATCAATAGTATCAAGGAAATGAATTTTTGAATCTTTGAGAAGCAATACCCTATCAGCGGTTTTTTCGATAACATCCATTTGGTGAGATGTCAATATTATTGTTACTCCTTCATTTTTGGAAAGCTGTTTGAGTTTATCAATTATATCGAGTTTTGACACAACATCGAGGCCAAGTGTAGGCTCATCGAGAAATAGTATTTTTGGCTGATGAATCAACGAAATTATTATGGAGAGCTTCTGCTGCATCCCAAGAGAGAATTGTCCAACCTTTTTGTCCTTGTCATCTATTAGCTCAAAAAATTCAAGTAATTCATAGCCTTTTTTCTTTATGTATCCATCTTTTAAGCCATACAATCTTCCGAAATAAAAGATATTCTCTAACGAAGAAAGAAACCAATATGTGTTTCTATTCCCTTCAAGAACACACCCTATCTCCTTATAGTATTTTTCACCAATTTTTGCGATATTCTTTCCTTTGTAGTATATACTCCCGTTGTTTGGATTTAATAATTTTGTCATTAACTTTATAAGGGTTGTTTTTCCAGCGCCATTCGGCCCAAGAATGCTGAAAATTTCCCCTTCTTTTACCTCAAAATCAATTGAGTTTAAAACAATATGTTCTTTTTTCCCATTTTTAAAGCTTTTTGTAAGATTTTCTGCTTTTAGTATCATTCTTGATTTCCCTTATTAAAATTTTCTATGATTAAGGCTATGGTATAACTAATCTAACTTTCTGTTTAGCAGAAACTTATTTTCAGTATACTTTTATTTTAGTAAGTGCACATAGTAAAATTGAGAAATAAATAAACTTTTTTGCGAATAAATTATATAACAGTCAACTAAAAAAAAGCAAATCAATTTCAAAGCCGTACCTTCCTTTACGTTTCCCACTCAATCCTCCTTCTTACACATTCGCTCTTTTGGTTTTGCTAGGTCTTTTAAAATAGAGGCTGATAAAAAGTACATTAAGAAAAATCCTCCTGCTGATAATATTAATGTCCAGTAAATAGGATAAAAATCATTCATAATTCCATATATCATCTGTCCAAGAGGAATAGAGATAGTAGCAAGAAGATTGACTATGGAGATAACCCTTCCCAAAAATTTAATTGAGACTAATGTTTTAAACATAACTGATGATGCGATATTCATAATTTCTATTATGGCAACAATTATACCGCTAGCTATGCATAAAATAATTATCGTTGAAAGTTGACCGAGAATTTGAAAGTAATTGAAAATGACAATGGTGGCTAAGACTGTAAAACCAATAGTAATTCCGAAGATTAAGGGAGGTAATAAATTAGCGGCGTCTTCTTTTTTTAGTAATTTCATGGCTATAAATGGAGCTATTAAAACCATCACCGATAAAATAGCCTCGTAACCACCAAATACTATATCAGAGACATTCAATTTATTTCTTAAAAAAAACACTAAGCTTATGTTGAAAGCCGAGGTCAGGAAAAAGTTTGTCAGTGGAGCGAGGATTACTAATTTTCTTAAGAATGGTTCTTTTTTTACAAGGTTAACCCCATCTAAAAAATCTTTCCAAATTGTATTTTTAACGTTTTCTTCACCATCTTTAATATCCTGAGTATGCATAAAAAGAAGAAGTACAGATCCAAAGAATGATATAACACCTGCCATTATTAGTCCTACACCTATTCCAATGGTGGCATAGAACGTTGCTGCTAAAAGAGGACCAATAATCCCTACTATCCCTTCATCAATATCCGCAAAAGAAGTTGCTACACCTATTTCTTCTTTTTTTACTATAAGGGGTATTATTCCAACGGATGAGCTGCTGTAAAATGTTTCAAATGTTTCCAATAATATGACTAATACATAGATTATCCAAATAGTTAAAATAATTCCTGATTCGTGAAGTATTCCAAATAAAGCTATTGTGATTCCTGAACATAGCCCTAACAAAAACATCCAGTTTTTTCTGTCGAAACGATCTCCAAAAACTCCTGCGATGGGAGAAAATAACAATCTTGGGAAGATGGTTATGGATAGCATAGTTGCAAAAAGAGTAGCAGAACCTGTTGTATCCAAAACGTACAATGAAAGCATAAATTGAACAATGTTGCTTGCTGCCATAGTAAAAGCACTGCTAAACCAATAGAGCATATAATTCCTGTTGTGAAATAATTCTTTCAACTTTTAGACCTCCTAAAAAGTGAGTGTATAAAAAATTGAGTAACTTTTTATATCCCATCGGATCTTAAAAAGAGACTCATCTTTTTAGAAAGGTCTATTTTTTACAAACCGAAGGGATAGCCGACTTTCGAATATTTGCTATTAGTACACATAATATATTCATATTCAGCATAGAACCACCCCTTTTCGGTTTTTTATTCAAACTTAGATATATTATACAACTTTTTTCCTTACGAGCTTATTTTAGATTTTATTTCCTCTAACGTTTCTGTAGCAATTCTTTTCGGCACAAAAAAACTCACATTTTGTACTCTTTGCAATTAGCACTACCCAATCCACACTTTTTGGAAGAGAACCAAAAAAGTTTTAAGCCTTAATTACCCAATTTAAATAAGTTCTTTATCTCCTGGTTGGATAACTCAGTTATCCAACTTTCTCCCGTTTTTATGATATTTTCAGATAACTCTTTCTTTTTTTCTAACATCTCGTTTATTTTCTCTTCAAATGTTTCTAAGGTGATGAATCTGTGAACTATCACGTCTTTTGTTTGACCAATCCTGAAAGTTCTATCGGTTGCCTGACTTTCCACTGCCGGGTTCCACCAGAGGTCATAATGTATAACGTGGTTTGCCGCAGTTAAATTTAATCCAGTGCCCCCAGCTTTTAAAGACAGTATCATAATTGGATATCTATGCTTTGTTTGAAAGTCGTTTATCATTTTGTCTCTCTTTTTTCTGTTGAGCCCTCCATGAAAAAATAGAGGTTCTATCTTAATGTTATCTGCAAGTATCTTCGTTAATATATCTCCCATCTCTTTGTATTGTGTGAAAAGTACTACTTTTTCGTTGTTGTCTACAATATTTTGAAGTAGATCCAATAATTTTTCTGTTTTACCAGAATCATCCGGTAAAGGAACTCCTTTTTTAGTGTAGTTAACAGGATGATTGCAGATCTGTTTGAGTGAGGTCAACATTTTAAGTATTAATCCTTTTCTTTGTATGCCGTCAGCTTCCATCTTTTCCAACTCTTCTTCTACGTGTTCAACAACTTCTTTGTAAAGTGCAATTTGTGATGGCTTTAAGTATACATATTCGTCGTATGTGAACTTTTCTGGAAGGTCTTTAATGATATTTTTATCAGTTTTAATTCTTCTTATCAAGAATGGATTTATTAAACTTTGTAATCTTTTGGTTGCCGTTGTATCCCCATATTTTTCAATAGGTTTAGCGAAGGTTTCTATAAAACGATTCTTCCCACCTAAATATCCAGACATAAGGAAATCGTATAAGCTCCATAATTCGGTTAATCTGTTTTCTATGGGGGTCCCTGTCATTGCGATCCTCTTTGGAGCGTAGAGGGCTTTTACCGCTTTGGTTTGTTGTGTATCCGAATTTTTTATGTTTTGTGCTTCGTCTACAACAACCATTGAAAATTCTTTTTTCGTTAGAAATTCAACGTCGTTTCTCACAACACTGTATGTCGTTATAATTACATCAGAATTATCCTCAAACTTCCTATCACTTCCATGGT encodes the following:
- a CDS encoding ABC transporter substrate-binding protein → MKRLVMFVFMVSLLGVLSFPVTIEFWHAMSGDRIALIEDIVSDFEEAYPDINVNAQYSGSYPETLNKLIAGVQSGNAPHIVQIYEIGTRLMIDSGVIVPVQDLLDQDDSYDVGVLLEPILNYYKVDGKLYSMPFNSSTALLYYNKTLFEEAGLDPNRPPQTYEELLEYSRILTKKDSRGNTVQYGLTWPTHSWIIEQLMAAADAPLVNNDNGRTARATEAVFNSEAGLKIFELFDQLNEEGLILNTAREDWSAARQNFISGKAAMLYTSTSDVKMFQEGLKSNGYELGTAFLPVPDISVSGGPVIGGASLWLIAGHPDEETKAAWEFLKFVNREDQQIRWHQGTGYFPVRKDAIQRLHYEGFYAENPNYFTSLLQLLLAKRNFNSAGAVIGVFPETRETIEIAYERMVDGQMTPEEALSWAENQVTELIQEYNEFYQ
- a CDS encoding MFS transporter, with the translated sequence MKSEKLPLKTKLFYASGDIFGGGAFNIINFFYAIFLTDVIGLKMQYIAPILLIGKIWDAVTDPLMGFITDNTRTRFGRRRPYLLAGTFLVFISFFILWYPASFPNQLGKFIYALIAYIAFTTVYTMVMTPYTALGAELTLDYHERTSLNSYRLAFSLAAGLVCAVLPMLIVNAFSDIRTGYIMMAITFGLIFSIPWIGVFLFTKERKEFSKEKSAFNFFNMFFEPFKIKSFRLLIAMYLFAYLSIDVVSTIFAYYTKYYIGNEGLLPIALGALFITEIVFIPFYAFIAKKTSKNISYILGALVWCVAGFILFTLPPDVTMFHIILMAATIGAGVSGVAVMPHTIFGDVTDVAELKFGKREEGTLSGLMTFVRKVASGLAVAGVTFSLGIAGFVNPIDGVEQLQPESFLFALRFIISFVPIILLVLGIIAAVRYPLNPKRHEKLREYLEAKRENETIKEELEKEITELKKELI
- a CDS encoding ABC transporter permease; this translates as MVKIFKTIKAEFGKYLIEFRTYYPDHIVSLVVTYILFAGFFLGFRNTGNLSEGFYIGFLCWYFASNIISESSVSISFEKQAGTFEQLLLKPVNVEFLCLIKTFIWLIFSSIQVVFLLLLVKLTLPIQLKFDIRIIPILIITLIGLSGFGLFLAALTLRYTKTASFEGIISYFLLFFTGTIINVNAMPKIFQIVSKSLPLTQGIMISTNILENRAVSPLQILTLCLNSFFYLFLGIIIFKIIYNKTKLVGLNTDY
- a CDS encoding ABC transporter ATP-binding protein, whose amino-acid sequence is MILKAENLTKSFKNGKKEHIVLNSIDFEVKEGEIFSILGPNGAGKTTLIKLMTKLLNPNNGSIYYKGKNIAKIGEKYYKEIGCVLEGNRNTYWFLSSLENIFYFGRLYGLKDGYIKKKGYELLEFFELIDDKDKKVGQFSLGMQQKLSIIISLIHQPKILFLDEPTLGLDVVSKLDIIDKLKQLSKNEGVTIILTSHQMDVIEKTADRVLLLKDSKIHFLDTIDKLKSMYSKNKYLLKIEGDFTKKQIDKYFDGLTIGNHTRNESYTEIEFYTDYCTMQQNFLKSMINDGIKITEFFKIETDLEEIIYMFLKNQGDGQNI
- a CDS encoding MFS transporter produces the protein MKELFHNRNYMLYWFSSAFTMAASNIVQFMLSLYVLDTTGSATLFATMLSITIFPRLLFSPIAGVFGDRFDRKNWMFLLGLCSGITIALFGILHESGIILTIWIIYVLVILLETFETFYSSSSVGIIPLIVKKEEIGVATSFADIDEGIVGIIGPLLAATFYATIGIGVGLIMAGVISFFGSVLLLFMHTQDIKDGEENVKNTIWKDFLDGVNLVKKEPFLRKLVILAPLTNFFLTSAFNISLVFFLRNKLNVSDIVFGGYEAILSVMVLIAPFIAMKLLKKEDAANLLPPLIFGITIGFTVLATIVIFNYFQILGQLSTIIILCIASGIIVAIIEIMNIASSVMFKTLVSIKFLGRVISIVNLLATISIPLGQMIYGIMNDFYPIYWTLILSAGGFFLMYFLSASILKDLAKPKERMCKKED